A region from the Rosa rugosa chromosome 6, drRosRugo1.1, whole genome shotgun sequence genome encodes:
- the LOC133713777 gene encoding leucine--tRNA ligase, cytoplasmic-like isoform X2, with amino-acid sequence MAEEGGKSFARRDRLLEIEAKARNWWEEKQVFRAESCEKPPGPGEKFFGNFPFPYMNGFLHLGHAFSLSKLEFAAAYQRLRGANVLLPFAFHCTGMPIKASADKLTREIQQFGEPPVFPEKVEKGNEEVEVEAEDVNAGAPPAKHKGKKSKAASKSGGEVYQWEIMRSFGLSDSDISKFQDPYKWLTYFPPLAVEDLKAFGLGCDWRRSFITTDMNPFFDTFVRWQVRKLKSMGKIVKDLRYTIYSPMDGQPCADHDRSSGEGVQPQEYTVIKMELMAPFPSKLGVLEGRKVFLAAATLRPETMYGQTNAWVLPDGKYGAFEINETDVFILTQRAARNLAYQKYSRVPEKPTCLVELTGYDLIGLPLKSPLALNEIIYALPMLTVLTDKGTGIVTSVPTDSPDDYMALHDLKSKPAFRAKYGVKDEWVLPFENIPIIDIPGFGNNAAEKVCADLKIKSQNEKEKLAEAKRLTYLKGFNEGTLIVGEFKGRKVQEVKPLIRSKLIEAGEAISYSEPEKRVLSRSGDECVVALTDQWYITYGETEWKKLAEECLSGMSLYSDETRHGFEHTLSWLNQWACSRSFGLGTRIPWDEEFLVESLSDSTIYMAYYTIAHFLHNGDMYGSSKSAIKPEQMTDEVWDFVFCDGPYPKSSEISSSILSKMKQEFEYWYPFDLRVSGKDLIQNHLTFCIYNHTAIMSKKHWPRGFRCNGHIMLNAQKMSKSTGNFRTIRQAIEEFSADATRFSLADAGDGVDDANFAFDTANAAILRLTKEISWTEEVLGADSSLRPGPPTTYADRVFANEINIAVNRTEQNYSGYMFREALKTGFYDLQAARDEYRFSCGDGGMNRDLLWRFMDVQTRLITPICPHYGEYVWRELLKKDGFVVNAGWPLADAPDLTLQSANKYLQDSIILMRKLLQKQVLGSKKGNKKGTPVTALTEDHNLTGLIYVNEHFDGWKAECLKILQINFNRDGRTFSSDKVIQEALQKSSIGQSKDFRQIQKLCMPFMKFKKDEAIAIGAQALDLKLPFGEIEVLQENLDLIKRQLGLQEVEILSATNPDALSKAGSLVKLLEQNPPAPGSPTAIFLT; translated from the exons ATGGCGGAGGAAGGCGGGAAGAGCTTTGCCAGGAGAGACCGGCTTCTAGAGATCGAGGCAAAGGCTCGAAACTGGTGGGAGGAGAAACAAGTTTTCAGGGCAGAGTCTTGTGAGAAGCCTCCCGGACCAGGGGAGAAGTTCTTTGGAAACTTCCCCTTCCCTTATATGAATGGTTTTCTGCATCTCGGACATGCTTTTTCACTCTCGAAGCTGGAGTTTGCTGCGGCCTATCAGAGATTGAGAGGCGCAAATGTGCTCCTGCCTTTTGCTTTTCACTGTACTGGCATGCCCATCAAGGCCTCAGCTGATAAGCTTACTAGGGAGATTCAACAGTTTGGAGAACCTCCTGTTTTTCCCGAAAAAGTGGAGAAGGGGAACGAGGAAGTGGAAGTGGAAGCCGAGGATGTCAATGCAGGTGCACCTCCAGCCAAGCATAAGGGAAAGAAGTCGAAGGCTGCATCAAAATCAGGCGGCGAAGTGTACCAATGGGAAATTATGCGAAGCTTTGGCCTCTCCGACAGTGACATATCCAAATTTCAGGATCCTTATAAGTGGTTGACTTATTTTCCCCCATTGGCAGTGGAGGACCTCAAGGCTTTTGGCCTAGGCTGTGACTGGAGACGTTCCTTTATTACTACAGACATGAATCCTTTTTTCGACACCTTTGTGAGGTGGCAGGTTAGGAAACTGAAATCCATGGGCAAGATTGTCAAAGATCTCCGTTACACGATATACTCTCCGATGGATGGGCAACCCTGTGCAGATCATGATAGGTCCAGTGGTGAAGGAGTTCAGCCTCAAGAATACACTGTCATCAAAATGGAACTGATGGCACCTTTCCCTTCTAAATTGGGAGTGTTGGAGGGGAGGAAAGTGTTCCTTGCTGCAGCAACACTGAGACCTGAGACCATGTATGGACAAACAAATGCATGGGTATTGCCTGATGGTAAGTATGGTGCCTTTGAAATCAATGAAACAGATGTGTTTATTCTTACTCAGAGAGCAGCACGTAATCTTGCTTATCAAAAGTACTCTAGGGTCCCAGAGAAACCTACTTGCTTGGTTGAACTGACTGGTTATGATTTGATTGGCCTTCCATTGAAGTCGCCACTAGCACTGAATGAGATTATTTATGCTCTTCCTATGTTGACTGTCCTAACAGACAAAGGTACTGGGATTGTGACCAGTGTACCTACTGATTCTCCAGATGATTATATGGCCTTGCATGACTTGAAATCAAAACCTGCTTTTAGGGCAAAATATGGTGTGAAAGATGAGTGGGTACTGCCCTTTGAGAATATCCCAATCATTGATATTCCAGGATTTGGAAATAATGCTGCGGAAAAGGTCTGTGCAGATCTCAAgatcaaaagccagaatgaGAAAGAGAAGCTAGCAGAAGCCAAGAGGTTGACATACTTGAAAGGATTCAATGAAGGAACACTGATTGTGGGGGAGTTTAAGGGAAGGAAAGTCCAGGAGGTTAAACCCTTGATAAGGAGCAAGCTTATAGAGGCGGGGGAGGCAATATCATATAGTGAACCTGAGAAGCGAGTACTATCAAGATCAGGTGATGAATGTGTTGTTGCGCTTACAGATCAATGGTACATCACATACGGGGAAACTGAATGGAAAAAACTGGCGGAAGAGTGCTTGTCCGGCATGAGTTTGTATTCTGATGAGACACGGCATGGATTTGAACACACATTGAGCTGGTTGAATCAGTGGGCTTGTTCACGATCTTTTGGTCTTGGGACTCGCATCCCCTGGGATGAAGAATTCTTAGTTGAGTCATTGTCTGATTCAACTATTTACATGGCTTATTACACCATTGCTCACTTCCTACACAATGGAGACATGTATGGTTCCAGCAAATCTGCAATTAAACCTGAACAAATGACTGATGAGGTCtgggattttgttttctgtgATGGCCCGTATCCTAAATCATCTGAGATCTCATCATCAATTCTGAGTAAGATGAAGCAGGAGTTTGAATATTGGTATCCTTTTGATCTTCGGGTGTCTGGCAAGGATCTAATACAAAATCATTTAACCTTCTGCATCTACAACCATACAGCTATTATGTCCAAGAAGCACTGGCCTCGTGGTTTCAGATGCAATGGGCACATAATGCTCAATGCTCAGAAAATGTCCAAGTCTACAGGGAACTTTAGGACAATTCGCCAGGCAATTGAGGAATTTTCTGCTGATGCCACTCGCTTTTCTTTGGCTGATGCTGGAGATGGTGTTGATgatgcaaattttgcatttgacACTGCCAATGCTGCAATCCTGCGGCTTACTAAAGAGATCTCATGGACGGAAGAAGTTTTGGGTGCAGACTCTTCTTTGAGACCAGGCCCCCCAACTACTTATGCTGATAGGGTCTTTGCGAATGAGATAAATATTGCTGTGAACAGGACTGAGCAGAATTACAGTGGTTATATGTTCCGAGAAGCCCTCAAGACTGGATTTTATGATCTTCAAGCTGCTAGGGATGAGTATCGGTTTTCGTGTGGTGATGGGGGAATGAACCGTGATTTGTTGTGGCGTTTTATGGATGTGCAGACACGTCTTATTACTCCAATCTGCCCACACTATGGAGAATATGTATGGAGGGAACTCTTGAAGAAGGACGGGTTTGTGGTAAACGCAGGATGGCCTTTGGCCGACGCTCCGGACCTAACCCTCCAGAGTGCCAATAAGTATTTGCAGGACTCAATCATTTTAATGAGGAAGCTCCTTCAAAAGCAAGTTTTAGGCTCAAAGAAGGGTAATAAGAAGGGTACTCCAGTTACAGCGTTGACAGAAGACCACAATCTAACTGGCTTAATCTATGTGAATGAGCACTTTGATGGGTGGAAGGCAGAGTGCCTGAAAATCCTCCAAATTAACTTTAACAGGGACGGTCGTACTTTTTCTTCAGACAAGGTGATACAAGAAGCATTgcaaaaaagttctattggtcAGTCGAAAGATTTTAGACAAATCCAAAAGCTTTGTATGCCTTTCATGAAATTCAAGAAGGATGAAGCAATTGCAATTGGGGCTCAGGCCTTGGATTTGAAGCTACCTTTTGGCGAGATTGAGGTCCTTCAAGAGAACTTGGACTTAATTAAGAGACAGCTTGGTCTTCAAGAGGTAGAAATATTGTCTGCTACAAATCCTGATGCACTTTCTAAAGCTGGTTCTCTTGTCAAACTGTTAGAGCAGAATCCTCCAGCACCCGGAAGCCCTACTGCCATCTTCTTGACCTG A
- the LOC133718746 gene encoding YDG domain-containing protein At5g47150-like, with protein MVTLKTPEKENGFRPNFKRPRVYAVRNFPEGCGRFVARVQPSECEEGDEDMNTLPGKNRSLPSPRVDVDVVRDFPKGCGPMVVSSLKDAEEKSLVPDVKECEQRVVGHKLSVASVVDKAHNKAKKALAAYQEKSLVPDVKDKECEQRVVGHKLSVASVVDKAHNKVKKALAAYQETLIEMGGECDANFNRLKGWKLYVEAAMYLKKKDKWVNTTKQTGDIPGVKVGDKFRYRPELAIVGLHSHFQCGIDYMTEDGEMIATSIVESGRYANETESPVVMIYTGQGGNPKVSKGEPIDQKPERGNRALMNSKATGTPVRVIRSYKFREESGYVYHGLYIVDNFWRKRGDYGKFVFKFLLRRISGQPKLTLCNS; from the coding sequence ATGGTTACATTGAAAACacctgaaaaagaaaatgggTTTCGTCCCAATTTTAAGAGGCCTAGAGTTTATGCAGTTCGAAATTTCCCTGAAGGTTGTGGACGATTTGTGGCTCGAGTGCAGCCAAGTGAATGTGAAGagggtgatgaagatatgaacACATTACCAGGGAAAAATCGCTCCCTGCCTAGTCCTCGAGTTGATGTTGATGTTGTTCGAGATTTTCCTAAAGGTTGTGGACCGATGGTAGTTTCTTCTTTGAAAGATGCTGAAGAGAAGAGTTTGGTTCCAGACGTTAAAGAATGCGAGCAGCGTGTTGTTGGTCACAAGTTGAGTGTTGCAAGTGTGGTTGATAAAGCTCATAACAAGGCGAAGAAAGCTTTGGCTGCATATCAAGAAAAGAGTTTGGTTCCAGACGTCAAGGATAAAGAATGCGAGCAGCGTGTTGTTGGTCACAAGTTGAGTGTTGCAAGTGTGGTTGATAAAGCTCATAACAAGGTGAAGAAAGCTTTGGCTGCATATCAAGAGACTTTGATTGAGATGGGTGGAGAATGCGATGCTAATTTCAACAGACTAAAGGGTTGGAAATTGTATGTTGAAGCAGCAATGTATCTTAAGAAGAAAGATAAATGGGTTAACACGACGAAACAAACAGGGGACATTCCAGGAGTGAAGGTTGGTGACAAGTTTCGGTATAGACCTGAATTAGCTATTGTTGGTCTTCATAGTCACTTTCAATGCGGTATTGATTATATGACAGAGGACGGGGAAATGATTGCCACAAGTATTGTTGAATCTGGCCGCTATGCGAACGAGACAGAATCACCTGTTGTCATGATATACACAGGTCAAGGTGGAAATCCAAAGGTTTCAAAAGGGGAACCAATAGATCAAAAGCCCGAGCGTGGAAACCGTGCACTGATGAATAGCAAGGCAACAGGAACTCCTGTGAGGGTAATCCGGAGCTATAAATTTCGGGAGGAATCTGGTTATGTTTATCATGGTCTCTACATTGTGGATAATTTTTGGCGAAAAAGAGGAGATTATGGCAAGTTTGTGTTTAAATTTTTGTTGAGGAGGATTTCGGGTCAACCAAAACTCACACTTTGCAACAGTTGA
- the LOC133713777 gene encoding leucine--tRNA ligase, cytoplasmic-like isoform X1, producing MRIKWTTKLHCSSLIKRYFTSSDMAEEGGKSFARRDRLLEIEAKARNWWEEKQVFRAESCEKPPGPGEKFFGNFPFPYMNGFLHLGHAFSLSKLEFAAAYQRLRGANVLLPFAFHCTGMPIKASADKLTREIQQFGEPPVFPEKVEKGNEEVEVEAEDVNAGAPPAKHKGKKSKAASKSGGEVYQWEIMRSFGLSDSDISKFQDPYKWLTYFPPLAVEDLKAFGLGCDWRRSFITTDMNPFFDTFVRWQVRKLKSMGKIVKDLRYTIYSPMDGQPCADHDRSSGEGVQPQEYTVIKMELMAPFPSKLGVLEGRKVFLAAATLRPETMYGQTNAWVLPDGKYGAFEINETDVFILTQRAARNLAYQKYSRVPEKPTCLVELTGYDLIGLPLKSPLALNEIIYALPMLTVLTDKGTGIVTSVPTDSPDDYMALHDLKSKPAFRAKYGVKDEWVLPFENIPIIDIPGFGNNAAEKVCADLKIKSQNEKEKLAEAKRLTYLKGFNEGTLIVGEFKGRKVQEVKPLIRSKLIEAGEAISYSEPEKRVLSRSGDECVVALTDQWYITYGETEWKKLAEECLSGMSLYSDETRHGFEHTLSWLNQWACSRSFGLGTRIPWDEEFLVESLSDSTIYMAYYTIAHFLHNGDMYGSSKSAIKPEQMTDEVWDFVFCDGPYPKSSEISSSILSKMKQEFEYWYPFDLRVSGKDLIQNHLTFCIYNHTAIMSKKHWPRGFRCNGHIMLNAQKMSKSTGNFRTIRQAIEEFSADATRFSLADAGDGVDDANFAFDTANAAILRLTKEISWTEEVLGADSSLRPGPPTTYADRVFANEINIAVNRTEQNYSGYMFREALKTGFYDLQAARDEYRFSCGDGGMNRDLLWRFMDVQTRLITPICPHYGEYVWRELLKKDGFVVNAGWPLADAPDLTLQSANKYLQDSIILMRKLLQKQVLGSKKGNKKGTPVTALTEDHNLTGLIYVNEHFDGWKAECLKILQINFNRDGRTFSSDKVIQEALQKSSIGQSKDFRQIQKLCMPFMKFKKDEAIAIGAQALDLKLPFGEIEVLQENLDLIKRQLGLQEVEILSATNPDALSKAGSLVKLLEQNPPAPGSPTAIFLT from the exons ATGAGAATAAAGTGGACTACAAAACTCCACTGTTCCAGTTTGATTAAAAG GTACTTTACTAGTAGTGATATGGCGGAGGAAGGCGGGAAGAGCTTTGCCAGGAGAGACCGGCTTCTAGAGATCGAGGCAAAGGCTCGAAACTGGTGGGAGGAGAAACAAGTTTTCAGGGCAGAGTCTTGTGAGAAGCCTCCCGGACCAGGGGAGAAGTTCTTTGGAAACTTCCCCTTCCCTTATATGAATGGTTTTCTGCATCTCGGACATGCTTTTTCACTCTCGAAGCTGGAGTTTGCTGCGGCCTATCAGAGATTGAGAGGCGCAAATGTGCTCCTGCCTTTTGCTTTTCACTGTACTGGCATGCCCATCAAGGCCTCAGCTGATAAGCTTACTAGGGAGATTCAACAGTTTGGAGAACCTCCTGTTTTTCCCGAAAAAGTGGAGAAGGGGAACGAGGAAGTGGAAGTGGAAGCCGAGGATGTCAATGCAGGTGCACCTCCAGCCAAGCATAAGGGAAAGAAGTCGAAGGCTGCATCAAAATCAGGCGGCGAAGTGTACCAATGGGAAATTATGCGAAGCTTTGGCCTCTCCGACAGTGACATATCCAAATTTCAGGATCCTTATAAGTGGTTGACTTATTTTCCCCCATTGGCAGTGGAGGACCTCAAGGCTTTTGGCCTAGGCTGTGACTGGAGACGTTCCTTTATTACTACAGACATGAATCCTTTTTTCGACACCTTTGTGAGGTGGCAGGTTAGGAAACTGAAATCCATGGGCAAGATTGTCAAAGATCTCCGTTACACGATATACTCTCCGATGGATGGGCAACCCTGTGCAGATCATGATAGGTCCAGTGGTGAAGGAGTTCAGCCTCAAGAATACACTGTCATCAAAATGGAACTGATGGCACCTTTCCCTTCTAAATTGGGAGTGTTGGAGGGGAGGAAAGTGTTCCTTGCTGCAGCAACACTGAGACCTGAGACCATGTATGGACAAACAAATGCATGGGTATTGCCTGATGGTAAGTATGGTGCCTTTGAAATCAATGAAACAGATGTGTTTATTCTTACTCAGAGAGCAGCACGTAATCTTGCTTATCAAAAGTACTCTAGGGTCCCAGAGAAACCTACTTGCTTGGTTGAACTGACTGGTTATGATTTGATTGGCCTTCCATTGAAGTCGCCACTAGCACTGAATGAGATTATTTATGCTCTTCCTATGTTGACTGTCCTAACAGACAAAGGTACTGGGATTGTGACCAGTGTACCTACTGATTCTCCAGATGATTATATGGCCTTGCATGACTTGAAATCAAAACCTGCTTTTAGGGCAAAATATGGTGTGAAAGATGAGTGGGTACTGCCCTTTGAGAATATCCCAATCATTGATATTCCAGGATTTGGAAATAATGCTGCGGAAAAGGTCTGTGCAGATCTCAAgatcaaaagccagaatgaGAAAGAGAAGCTAGCAGAAGCCAAGAGGTTGACATACTTGAAAGGATTCAATGAAGGAACACTGATTGTGGGGGAGTTTAAGGGAAGGAAAGTCCAGGAGGTTAAACCCTTGATAAGGAGCAAGCTTATAGAGGCGGGGGAGGCAATATCATATAGTGAACCTGAGAAGCGAGTACTATCAAGATCAGGTGATGAATGTGTTGTTGCGCTTACAGATCAATGGTACATCACATACGGGGAAACTGAATGGAAAAAACTGGCGGAAGAGTGCTTGTCCGGCATGAGTTTGTATTCTGATGAGACACGGCATGGATTTGAACACACATTGAGCTGGTTGAATCAGTGGGCTTGTTCACGATCTTTTGGTCTTGGGACTCGCATCCCCTGGGATGAAGAATTCTTAGTTGAGTCATTGTCTGATTCAACTATTTACATGGCTTATTACACCATTGCTCACTTCCTACACAATGGAGACATGTATGGTTCCAGCAAATCTGCAATTAAACCTGAACAAATGACTGATGAGGTCtgggattttgttttctgtgATGGCCCGTATCCTAAATCATCTGAGATCTCATCATCAATTCTGAGTAAGATGAAGCAGGAGTTTGAATATTGGTATCCTTTTGATCTTCGGGTGTCTGGCAAGGATCTAATACAAAATCATTTAACCTTCTGCATCTACAACCATACAGCTATTATGTCCAAGAAGCACTGGCCTCGTGGTTTCAGATGCAATGGGCACATAATGCTCAATGCTCAGAAAATGTCCAAGTCTACAGGGAACTTTAGGACAATTCGCCAGGCAATTGAGGAATTTTCTGCTGATGCCACTCGCTTTTCTTTGGCTGATGCTGGAGATGGTGTTGATgatgcaaattttgcatttgacACTGCCAATGCTGCAATCCTGCGGCTTACTAAAGAGATCTCATGGACGGAAGAAGTTTTGGGTGCAGACTCTTCTTTGAGACCAGGCCCCCCAACTACTTATGCTGATAGGGTCTTTGCGAATGAGATAAATATTGCTGTGAACAGGACTGAGCAGAATTACAGTGGTTATATGTTCCGAGAAGCCCTCAAGACTGGATTTTATGATCTTCAAGCTGCTAGGGATGAGTATCGGTTTTCGTGTGGTGATGGGGGAATGAACCGTGATTTGTTGTGGCGTTTTATGGATGTGCAGACACGTCTTATTACTCCAATCTGCCCACACTATGGAGAATATGTATGGAGGGAACTCTTGAAGAAGGACGGGTTTGTGGTAAACGCAGGATGGCCTTTGGCCGACGCTCCGGACCTAACCCTCCAGAGTGCCAATAAGTATTTGCAGGACTCAATCATTTTAATGAGGAAGCTCCTTCAAAAGCAAGTTTTAGGCTCAAAGAAGGGTAATAAGAAGGGTACTCCAGTTACAGCGTTGACAGAAGACCACAATCTAACTGGCTTAATCTATGTGAATGAGCACTTTGATGGGTGGAAGGCAGAGTGCCTGAAAATCCTCCAAATTAACTTTAACAGGGACGGTCGTACTTTTTCTTCAGACAAGGTGATACAAGAAGCATTgcaaaaaagttctattggtcAGTCGAAAGATTTTAGACAAATCCAAAAGCTTTGTATGCCTTTCATGAAATTCAAGAAGGATGAAGCAATTGCAATTGGGGCTCAGGCCTTGGATTTGAAGCTACCTTTTGGCGAGATTGAGGTCCTTCAAGAGAACTTGGACTTAATTAAGAGACAGCTTGGTCTTCAAGAGGTAGAAATATTGTCTGCTACAAATCCTGATGCACTTTCTAAAGCTGGTTCTCTTGTCAAACTGTTAGAGCAGAATCCTCCAGCACCCGGAAGCCCTACTGCCATCTTCTTGACCTG A